The window ATCCAGCTTCTCTAAAATGAGAAACGTGAATACATACCAATTGTTTTTCAACTAATCATGGGTTTCCCAAACTTGCTTTCCCCAAATATGGCAAATCGAATTTATCTAAAACGTTATGTGGTGGGTAACTACCATCCTGACACCCTACATCAAAATACAAAGTAAATTTATGCATAAGATCTACTAAAATAAGATCAAGTTACTATATATGCATGAGTTACCAGATCCAGCAGTACGCAAAGATCAATGAGTACTACTTTTATTGGAAGAAAATAGCAGACTTATCCATAATTCCTTACCAGTCCCCATACTAGAAAGGGTAGTCCTCCTGCTGCATACAATACAACTCCAAAGAGAAACTGCATGAAAGTGGTACGTATAATGCAGAAACCTATAGTACCACTTCTCTTTAAATCTTCAACGTTCTTCAGTAACTTTGCTTCATCCTGCAACGACAACATTCTGAATGAAAACTCCATCACAGAGAGAGAGAGAGAGAGAGAGAGAGAGACGTACAGTGGCAAAGCGAGAATGATAAGCAATGATCCAACCAACATGACTATACCAAAACCCCTTCAATGGTGTATGAGGGTCACTCGATGTGTCTGCAAACCTATGGTGGGTTCTGTGTGTGCTCACCCAATCAATCGGACTCCCCTACAAATCAAAATAAGCAACAAGCAAGCATATATATATATATATATATATGAGTACTACGTAGTACGTACTACTAAGGTACAAGCTAAGATGCATCATGCATGGCTAATATTGTTCGATCACAAACCTGAAGTGAAAGAACGGCGCAATAAGCAAGAGAGTACTCGAGCCATTTTGGAAGCTTAAAACTCCGGTAAGGTTCCTATGGTAAGAGACAGTTACGCCGAGACCGGTGACATAGAAGATCACCATGGCCGTCCAAAATGCAGACCAGCTGAAATGAAACGGCGCTAGAAGAGCGAGGCCATGCATAGCCAGAAGAACAATGACAGTGCATGATTACATCAATGGCAGTCCATAGCCTCCCGAAACATTCTCCCTCCCACTGCATCACCCTAACAAGCTCACCTGCCATTTTCGAAGCTAGCTTGTGTTTGCATAAATGAAGATCCAGATCTGCTTGTATAAATATACTCGGTTGTTCTTATTTTGTACTGGCCGGAGTTTAATACTGTACCGGAGCACCGTTGCTTGGTAGCTAGGTCGTACTCCATGTGATTAATCCGTAATCCGTCCCCTTAAATATGCTTATGTTTTTTCACAATTGAATTAGTAACACCAAAGTGTGCCTGCTTGGAGGTTAGGACCACCTCTCTGTCGTTTAATTTTCGTTAATAAACGTTTTGTTGGCAATTAATCCGTGCAGATGAACTGTATGTTTTTTCTTGCTGGTATTGATTTTCATGATGTGGTCTGCGTGTTTGATAGCAATTGGGTCAATTATGATATTTGTTCTGATATTTCTGTGCATCGCGATTGAACAACGGAAATTATTTTCCTTATGCTATCAAATAATGGAAAGCAGATATATCTAGTATGAAACTTCAAATCGATTCAAGTTTTGTTGGCGTATATAATCACGCCTCTGGTTTAGACATATAAGATCATATGAAAATAAGACAATTAGCCATTATGTACTGTATTAATGAAGGAGATTGAATTGGGATCGAAAAATGCTTTTCATCTTATTTGAATGGATCTGTCGTAAGCATCTATTCATTTGAATCGATCGGTTTTCATCGTTTGAGAAAAAAAAAATTTTTAATTCTCATTTTCCTAGGAGGTACAAAGTAACCTCGCTAAAAAACCTTACATGATCTAAGCAAGGAAAAATAGCGCCACACTCTATCTTACATCAATACATCAATGGAACATTTCATTTATTACTACATCATTGAGTCATGGTGGCCCAGACTCCTTCCAGAACTTAATTCATGTATCTAAACGTTTTTTTTTATAAGCATGTATCTAAATGTTATTCTTGATATTTTACTATAATTTTTGGTTTCATCCAGTGTCCCAATTCTCAAGTGAAAATAAATGTATGTAGAAAGATAATTGATAATCATTCTCAGTTGATAATCATTTTCAGACACACACATATATCAAATCGATCAAGTTATCAAGAGAATGAAATTACTTTCGTTTTAAATGGCAAAAGACCAAAGTTTTTGTGTGCTGTTTATGCCATACAAACTGCATGTGTTGCGAGAAGTTTTCTCACAAAGTCAGTGTGACGCATAGAGGAAAAAGCCTTTAGTATTTGCCATAGCATATTGTGTTCTAATGTTCATAAACTGAACCGTGGCATTAGTCACGTAGCTAGCTAGGCTTTCTTTGTTATTTTCTGTTTGCCTTCGACTTAAAACTTTTAGGATTTCTATAAAACCAAATTTTCATAAACCTAAAACTTTTGATTGGGAGGACAAATCATTGAAACCAAATTTGTAGACAACCCTTCTAAATTCATTGAAACCAAATTGCTGATATCTGACTTTCTTAAGTGGCTGGCTTGACAACAATGTATGTTGTCATGATCATCTGGTTTCTAGGGTTTCCAGTCTTGATCATGGCTGATGACATGAAAGTTGAAACTGCTACAAAACGCGATAATGGATGATGAAAGATTGCAAGGTGTCCAATCCGATGAGATTTTGCAAGTCAATATAATAGCCTTGTGCTTCTGCTTCTTTGTCTCTCCTGGCAATGGTAAACGATTTTGAAGGGAAATGATCGAGGAGACCTGTAGTTACTTATCAACATTATCTTGAAGAATGATCCATGGAGAAATTAAGTATACTTGTGTTCAAAAGTCAAGGGCAAGCTTCAGGATTGGGGAGAATTGTCTAAGAGGATTAGCTTGACAACAACGTATGTGGAATTTGATGAAATGCCTGATCATTGAAGCCTTTGAAGTCTTCATGGATAATGCTAGATATATTGACAAAGATAGTTGAATTACTGAACTTGAGAATGACTGGAATGAATTATGAAAGGTGCGTGTCTCTCTGAGATTATATGAAGCATCTAGATTTTATGAAATTCATATCACTTTACGACTTCCTCCTGGAAGTATATATATATTTTTTGGGTATGTCTCGAGAAGAGGTACATAAGGGTAGATGTCTGTTTATTAATCAAAATCAAAATTATGTGCAATCAAAAACAAAACTAAATGCAATCAACATGCAATCAGGATCTAACAGATGGGCAGGTTTTATTGTTTACTATAGATTTACTTTTCCAACTTCAGTGACTTCCATTTTTGGTTCGACACTACTGAGATTCCCCCTATTTATAGAAGCAAATCGACATGAGTTGTATATTATTTACCTGATCCTTTGCCATAACCTATATATTACAAGTTTGGCCATCTTGATAAACAAATCAGAAAACAAAATCATTCTCATGGGAATGGGATTGCCAAGTTGTTACTTGTATGCTGTGCAATGCCTTATCTTTCTGTTGCTCTTTCTGTTGCTCAATGCTTCCCAATGTGCTTCATTTGTGCAGACAATTGGTCATGCAGATGAGTGTTCTGCCTTGATCCAGTTCAACCAAAGCTTTACAACAAGCAAGTCTGCATCTTTAGATCCTTTCGCTTATCCGAAGGTTGCATCATGGACGCAAGAAGGGGCGAGGAGCAATTGCTGCTCATGGGATGGTGTGGAGTGCAATGAGGACACTGGCCATGTTATTGGCCTCAACCTCAACAGCAGCTGCCTCTATGGTTCTCTCAACTCCAGCAGCAGCCTTTTCCAGCTTGTTCACTTGCAAAGGCTAGACCTTTCGGATAATCACTTCAACTTCTCAGAAATACCTTCAAGATTAGGCCATGATCTTACCAGTCTAACATTTCTGAACCTTTCTCAGTCTTCATTTTCTGGCCAAATTCCATCAGAAATTTCATACCTTTCCAAGCTGTCTACTCTTGATCTTTCTGCTACTAGCTATTTGGATCTGACATTTGATTATGATCATTTTTCATCTTACAAGATTTTGGAACTGACACATGCCAACCTCAGAAGTATAGTTCAAAATCTAACCAACATAAAAGAACTTCATCTTAATAAGGTACACATACCCTCCACTCTACCCGGTATCTTTGCAAATGCAACTTCTCTCAAATCTCTCTATCTTCAAAGCTGTGGTTTGTCTGGAGAATTTCCAGTAGGCATTTTTCAGCTACCAAACTTGGAAGTTCTTGATTTGACATATAACGAAGACTTAACCGGTTTCTTTCCTGAATTTAACAAGACTAGTCCCTTCAAGAAACTGAATGTTGCAAGGACAAATTTCTCTGGTCATATACCTGCTTCAATTGGAGACCTAAGCTCCTTAGAGTACTTGAACCTTGCATTGTGTAATTTTTATCCTTATGTTCCATCTTCACTCGGAAACCTTACACAGCTCAGTTACCTTAGCCTTTCTTTCTTTTTCTATCACAGTTATACTTACTTCGATGTTTCAAGAAACAGTTTCAGTGGCCAAATTTCTGAGTCCTGGTCTTGGGTTGGAAAGTTAACCAAACTCTACCACTTGAGCCTTGCCTATACCTACTTAGAAGGAGAGTTCCCGAGTTTTGTTGCTAACCTGACTCAGATTCAAGAGTTAGACTTGGCCTATAACCAAATCACAGGTGAAATCCCATCTTGGCTTGTCAACCTGACCAAACTAACTGCTCCATACTTCCCATTCAACAATCTGCAAGGAGCAATTCCAAGGTCATTTTTCCAGCTTACAAACCTTCAGTATATCGACTTGTCCTCGAATAACTTGAGTGGAACTGTTGCGTTGGAAGAATTTTTCAAGCTCAAAATGTTAACAGTGCTGCGACTTTCGTTCAGCAAATTATCTGTGCACATCAAAACTGGTTTGGCTGCTACTTCTCCAAAGTTTGTTGCTCTAGCATTGGGGTCATGCAACTTAACAGAGTTTCCAGATTTTTTACATGATAATAGTAAATTGGTGGAGCTAGACCTTTCTGATAACAACATTCATGGCCAAATACCAAGATGGCTGTGGAACTCAACTGGTGAATCTCTGTGGTATTTGAACCTCTCTCACAACTCTCTGACAGGATTTGAGCAAAATCCTGTCAATCTTCCATGGAAGAATCTGCATCTTTTAGAGCTTGGATCCAACAGGTTACAAGGGCCATTGCTGATTCCCCCACTGTCGGTTGAATTTTATTCTGTGCCAAACAATGGTTATACTGGAGGGATTTCAGCATCTTTTTGCAACTTGAAAGATCTGTTTATTCTTGATTTTTCCAACAACAACCTAAGTGGCATGCTTCCACAATGTTTAGGGAACTCTACTGCATTCGAAATTCTGAAGCTCCGCAACAATTCTTTTCATGGTGATATTCCTGATCAAATGTGTCCAACCGGAAACAGTTCACTAAAGATGGTTGATATGAGTTATAATCAGCTACAGGGTAAGCTACCAAGATCAATGGCAAAATGCACTCGGTTAGAGTTTCTTGATTTCGGAAACAATCACATTAGTGACAGCTTCCCATCATGGTTAGGAGAACTTCCTGTACTAAGGGTATTCATTCTGGGGACTAATGGATTTCATGGCACTATTGGCAAACCTGCAACTAACCATGAATTCCCAAACCTTTGCGTTATTGACCTATCCAACAATGGTTTCTCAAGTTCGTTGCCTTCTGATTACTTAGAGAGCTGGAATTGCATGAAAAAATCTGTTGATGAAGTGAAGACATATTTTCAAGACACCATAATGGTCGCCACATACACAATTCACCAGTATGATTACTCAATGACCATTTTCGGCAAAGGTGTAGAGTTGAAGTATTTGAAGACACCTTATCTTCTCTGGTTTATAGATTTCTCAAGTAATAGATTTGAAGGCGCCATTCCTGGTGCTATTGGGAATCTCACAGGGCTTCATTTGCTTAATCTTTCCAACAACACTCTCAATGGTCACATCCCCTCATCTTTGGGGAAATTGTCTGCTCTTGAATCCTTGGATCTCTCTCAAAATCAACTCTCAGGAGAGATCCCCGGCAATTTAGCCGAACTCACTTTCCTTGCATACTTCAATGTATCCCAAAATCACCTTTCAGGCCCTATCCCACATGGACAACAATTTGGTACATTCCAAGAGGAACTGTACGAAGGAAACTCAGGTTTGTGTGGAGAGCCTTTGTTAAAGAAATGTGAAGGTTCTGATAGCTCAATGCAGCCACCTTCGATGACCGAAGAAGACGATGAATCTGGGATTCAGGTTGAATTAGATTGGTTTGTGGTTCTGCCGGGAGTTGTAAGTGGGCTAGTAGTTGGAGTGGTTGCTGGAAACACTTTGGGAAACAAGAAACATGAATGGTTTGCAAAGACGTTTGACTA of the Fragaria vesca subsp. vesca linkage group LG6, FraVesHawaii_1.0, whole genome shotgun sequence genome contains:
- the LOC101307615 gene encoding receptor-like protein 12-like, producing the protein MGLPSCYLYAVQCLIFLLLFLLLNASQCASFVQTIGHADECSALIQFNQSFTTSKSASLDPFAYPKVASWTQEGARSNCCSWDGVECNEDTGHVIGLNLNSSCLYGSLNSSSSLFQLVHLQRLDLSDNHFNFSEIPSRLGHDLTSLTFLNLSQSSFSGQIPSEISYLSKLSTLDLSATSYLDLTFDYDHFSSYKILELTHANLRSIVQNLTNIKELHLNKVHIPSTLPGIFANATSLKSLYLQSCGLSGEFPVGIFQLPNLEVLDLTYNEDLTGFFPEFNKTSPFKKLNVARTNFSGHIPASIGDLSSLEYLNLALCNFYPYVPSSLGNLTQLSYLSLSFFFYHSYTYFDVSRNSFSGQISESWSWVGKLTKLYHLSLAYTYLEGEFPSFVANLTQIQELDLAYNQITGEIPSWLVNLTKLTAPYFPFNNLQGAIPRSFFQLTNLQYIDLSSNNLSGTVALEEFFKLKMLTVLRLSFSKLSVHIKTGLAATSPKFVALALGSCNLTEFPDFLHDNSKLVELDLSDNNIHGQIPRWLWNSTGESLWYLNLSHNSLTGFEQNPVNLPWKNLHLLELGSNRLQGPLLIPPLSVEFYSVPNNGYTGGISASFCNLKDLFILDFSNNNLSGMLPQCLGNSTAFEILKLRNNSFHGDIPDQMCPTGNSSLKMVDMSYNQLQGKLPRSMAKCTRLEFLDFGNNHISDSFPSWLGELPVLRVFILGTNGFHGTIGKPATNHEFPNLCVIDLSNNGFSSSLPSDYLESWNCMKKSVDEVKTYFQDTIMVATYTIHQYDYSMTIFGKGVELKYLKTPYLLWFIDFSSNRFEGAIPGAIGNLTGLHLLNLSNNTLNGHIPSSLGKLSALESLDLSQNQLSGEIPGNLAELTFLAYFNVSQNHLSGPIPHGQQFGTFQEELYEGNSGLCGEPLLKKCEGSDSSMQPPSMTEEDDESGIQVELDWFVVLPGVVSGLVVGVVAGNTLGNKKHEWFAKTFDYRRRSQVRWQPIRMTIRGRRRIESTNESF
- the LOC101307327 gene encoding LOW QUALITY PROTEIN: delta-9 acyl-lipid desaturase 1-like (The sequence of the model RefSeq protein was modified relative to this genomic sequence to represent the inferred complete CDS: inserted 3 bases in 3 codons; deleted 2 bases in 2 codons; substituted 2 bases at 2 genomic stop codons), which codes for MAGELVRVMQWEGECFGRLWTAIDVIMHVIVLLAMHGLALLAPFHFSWSAFWTAMVIFYVTGLGVTVSYHRNLXRSFKLPKWLEYSLAYCAVLSLQGSPIDWVSTHRTHHRFADTSSDPHTPLKGFWYSHVGWIIAYHSRFATDEAKLLKNVEDLKXKWYYRFLHYTYHFHAVLFGVVLYAAGGLPFLVWGLGVRMVVTHHITFXINSICHIWGKQVWETHDXLKNNWFFGVLALGEGWHNNHHAFEYSARQGLEWWQXDVAWYFIRFLEAIGLATDVKLPSESQMKQKNLCNKLK